The Kitasatospora sp. NBC_00374 genome has a segment encoding these proteins:
- a CDS encoding carbohydrate ABC transporter permease, whose protein sequence is MTPTAPRSAARRARTAALSLLGLAVAAVWAFPVYWMAATAFTPGAGIRAATPRLWPHRPTVAHFSKVAADPLFWRAVGNSAVVTGATVVLAMAVALGSALAVARFRFRGKGLYVAAVMLVQMVPHVALVIPIFLTLSDVGLSDSITGLVVTYLAFVLPFAVWTLRGFVAAVPRELEEAAMVDGCGRAAAFRRVVLPLTLPGLIATSVYAMVLAWNEYLFAYFLLGTPDKHTVPLWLTHFVTTEGTDYGALMAGSTIVALPVVVFFLLVQRHLAGGLTAGAVKG, encoded by the coding sequence GTGACCCCGACCGCCCCCCGCTCCGCAGCCCGCCGGGCCCGGACGGCCGCGCTCTCGCTGCTCGGGCTCGCCGTCGCCGCCGTGTGGGCCTTCCCCGTCTACTGGATGGCCGCCACCGCGTTCACGCCCGGCGCCGGGATCCGCGCCGCCACTCCCCGGCTGTGGCCGCACCGGCCGACCGTCGCGCACTTCTCCAAGGTCGCCGCCGACCCGCTGTTCTGGCGCGCCGTCGGCAACAGCGCCGTGGTCACGGGGGCGACCGTGGTGCTGGCGATGGCCGTGGCCCTCGGCTCGGCACTCGCCGTCGCCCGCTTCCGCTTCCGGGGGAAGGGGCTGTACGTGGCCGCCGTCATGCTGGTCCAGATGGTGCCGCACGTCGCCCTGGTGATCCCGATCTTCCTCACCCTCAGCGACGTCGGCCTGTCCGACAGCATCACCGGACTGGTCGTCACCTACCTCGCGTTCGTCCTGCCCTTCGCCGTCTGGACGCTGCGGGGATTCGTGGCCGCCGTCCCGCGCGAACTGGAGGAGGCCGCCATGGTCGACGGCTGCGGCCGGGCGGCCGCCTTCCGCCGCGTCGTGCTGCCGCTCACCCTGCCCGGCCTGATCGCCACCTCCGTCTACGCGATGGTGCTGGCCTGGAACGAGTACCTCTTCGCGTACTTCCTGCTGGGCACCCCCGACAAGCACACCGTCCCGCTGTGGCTGACCCACTTCGTGACCACCGAGGGCACCGACTACGGGGCGCTGATGGCCGGATCGACCATCGTCGCGCTCCCGGTGGTGGTGTTCTTCCTGCTCGTCCAGCGGCACCTGGCGGGCGGCCTGACCGCCGGGGCGGTCAAGGGCTGA
- a CDS encoding carbohydrate ABC transporter permease yields the protein MTTPEAPARARSRVLEPPSRRRTDRTPYLLVAPSVLVLLGVLAYPLGKVVVLSFQHWGVGQIFGARGPAFVGTDNYTALLSDPQFRTVLLRTVMLTAAMAGLSMAVGTAVALLMRQVPGWCRVAITCALVLAWSVPTFVSTEIFAWMTEYNSGVVNWALGMQPHNWYADATQGLAVATAVVVWGAVPLIAVTLYAGLAQIPAELLEAARMDGAGAWRLLRSVVLPLLRPLLALLTTLSVIWDFQVFNQIWILRQGAPGEDYYTLGIYSYVKAYAGHDYGLASAAAVLTVLLLLGVMVVHLRQIAKIGDTP from the coding sequence GTGACCACACCCGAAGCGCCGGCCCGGGCCCGCTCCCGCGTCCTCGAACCACCCTCCCGGCGCCGCACCGACCGCACCCCCTACCTCCTCGTCGCGCCCTCCGTCCTGGTCCTGCTCGGCGTCCTCGCCTATCCGCTCGGCAAGGTGGTCGTGCTGTCCTTCCAGCACTGGGGCGTCGGCCAGATCTTCGGCGCCCGCGGTCCGGCCTTCGTCGGGACGGACAACTACACCGCCCTGCTGTCCGACCCGCAGTTCCGGACGGTGCTGCTGCGCACCGTCATGCTCACCGCCGCGATGGCGGGGCTGTCGATGGCCGTGGGCACGGCCGTCGCCCTGCTGATGCGGCAGGTGCCGGGCTGGTGCCGGGTGGCCATCACCTGCGCGCTGGTCCTCGCCTGGTCGGTGCCGACCTTCGTCTCGACCGAGATCTTCGCCTGGATGACCGAGTACAACTCCGGCGTCGTCAACTGGGCCCTCGGCATGCAGCCCCACAACTGGTACGCCGACGCCACCCAGGGTCTCGCGGTCGCCACCGCGGTGGTCGTCTGGGGCGCCGTACCGCTGATCGCCGTCACCCTGTACGCCGGGCTGGCCCAGATCCCCGCCGAACTCCTGGAGGCGGCCAGGATGGACGGCGCGGGAGCCTGGCGGCTGCTGCGCTCGGTGGTGCTCCCCCTGCTCCGGCCGCTGCTCGCGCTGCTCACCACGCTCTCGGTGATCTGGGACTTCCAGGTGTTCAACCAGATCTGGATCCTGCGCCAGGGCGCGCCGGGCGAGGACTACTACACCCTCGGCATCTACTCCTACGTCAAGGCGTACGCCGGCCACGACTACGGCCTGGCCTCGGCGGCCGCCGTGCTGACCGTGCTGCTCCTGCTCGGCGTGATGGTCGTCCACCTGCGCCAGATCGCGAAGATCGGAGACACCCCGTGA